Proteins from one Acidiphilium multivorum AIU301 genomic window:
- a CDS encoding isovaleryl-CoA dehydrogenase — translation MRANSHTMLDFDLGEEIDALRDSVRRFAAAEIAPRAAAIDRDNDFPHDLWSKMGDIGLLGITVPEQYGGAGLGYLAHCVAMEEISRASASVGLSYGAHSNLCVNQIRLNGTEAQRERYLPDLVSGRKVGALAMSEPNAGSDVVSMRLRAEKRGNSYVLNGSKMWITNGPEADTLVVYAKTDPESGPRGITAFLVEKTMPGFSCAQKLDKLGMRGSNTGELVFEDCVVPESNVLGGVGRGVNVLMSGLDYERAVLAAGPLGIMQSALDIVIPYVHEREQFGQKIGEFQLIQGKLADMYVTMSAARAYVYAVAKACDRGRTTRKDAAGAILYAAEKATWMALEAIQCLGGNGYINDYATGRLLRDAKLYEIGAGTSEIRRMLIGRELFRETA, via the coding sequence ATGCGCGCGAATAGCCACACCATGCTCGATTTCGACCTCGGCGAGGAGATCGACGCCCTGCGCGATTCGGTCCGCCGCTTCGCCGCGGCCGAAATCGCCCCCCGCGCCGCCGCGATCGACCGCGACAACGATTTCCCGCACGATCTCTGGTCGAAGATGGGCGACATCGGCCTGCTCGGCATCACCGTGCCCGAGCAATATGGCGGGGCCGGCCTGGGCTATCTCGCCCATTGCGTCGCGATGGAGGAAATCTCCCGCGCCTCGGCCTCGGTCGGCCTGTCCTACGGCGCACATTCCAATCTCTGCGTCAACCAGATCCGCCTCAACGGCACCGAGGCCCAGCGCGAGCGCTACCTGCCGGACCTCGTCTCCGGCCGCAAGGTCGGCGCGCTCGCGATGTCCGAGCCCAATGCCGGGTCGGACGTCGTCTCGATGCGCCTGCGCGCCGAGAAGCGCGGCAATTCCTACGTGCTGAACGGATCGAAAATGTGGATCACCAACGGCCCCGAGGCCGACACGCTGGTGGTCTACGCGAAAACCGACCCCGAGTCCGGCCCGCGCGGCATCACCGCCTTCCTCGTCGAGAAGACCATGCCCGGCTTCTCCTGCGCCCAGAAGCTCGACAAGCTCGGCATGCGCGGCTCCAACACCGGCGAGCTGGTCTTCGAGGATTGCGTCGTCCCCGAATCGAACGTGCTCGGCGGGGTCGGCCGCGGCGTCAACGTGCTGATGAGCGGGCTCGACTACGAGCGCGCCGTCCTCGCCGCCGGCCCCCTCGGCATCATGCAATCGGCGCTCGACATCGTGATCCCCTATGTCCACGAGCGCGAGCAGTTCGGCCAGAAGATCGGCGAGTTCCAGCTCATCCAGGGCAAGCTCGCCGACATGTACGTGACGATGAGCGCCGCCCGCGCCTATGTCTACGCGGTGGCCAAGGCGTGCGACCGTGGCCGGACCACCCGCAAGGACGCCGCCGGCGCCATCCTCTACGCCGCCGAGAAGGCGACCTGGATGGCGCTGGAGGCGATCCAGTGCCTCGGCGGCAACGGCTACATCAACGACTACGCCACCGGCCGCCTGCTGCGCGACGCGAAACTCTACGAGATCGGCGCCGGCACCTCGGAAATCCGCCGGATGCTGATCGGCCGCGAACTCTTCCGCGAAACCGCCTGA
- a CDS encoding acetyl-CoA carboxylase carboxyltransferase subunit alpha codes for MRHFLDFEKPVAELEAKIEELRRMTDPGELNIAEEVTLLSDKAERQLRTLYGRLSPWQKTQVARHPERPKARDVIAGLITEFTPLAGDRGFGEDAAIVAGPGRFKGEPVMVIAIEKGWDLESRLKHNFGSPRPEGYRKARRLIEMAGRFGLPVLSFVDTSGAYPGVDAEARGQAEAIARGIDACLAAPVPFIATIIGEGGSGGAIAIAAADTVLMFEHAIYSVISPEGCAAILWEDRANAAQAAEAMKITAQDLKRLGIIDRIVPEPLGGAHRDPQAAITALGAAIAETLPGLAALAPEALRAKRREKFLAIGQTLPV; via the coding sequence ATGCGCCATTTCCTGGATTTCGAGAAGCCGGTCGCCGAGCTGGAAGCCAAGATCGAGGAGCTGCGCCGGATGACCGATCCGGGCGAGCTCAACATCGCCGAAGAGGTCACCCTCCTGTCCGACAAGGCGGAGCGGCAGTTGCGCACCCTCTACGGCAGGCTCTCGCCCTGGCAGAAGACCCAGGTCGCCCGCCATCCCGAGCGGCCCAAGGCGCGCGACGTCATCGCCGGGCTGATCACCGAATTCACCCCGCTGGCCGGCGACCGCGGCTTCGGCGAGGATGCCGCCATCGTCGCCGGGCCGGGCCGCTTCAAGGGCGAGCCGGTCATGGTCATCGCCATCGAGAAGGGCTGGGATCTCGAATCGCGGCTGAAGCACAATTTCGGCTCGCCCCGGCCGGAGGGCTACCGCAAGGCGCGCCGCCTGATCGAGATGGCCGGCCGCTTCGGCCTGCCCGTGCTCTCCTTCGTCGACACCTCCGGCGCCTATCCCGGCGTCGATGCCGAGGCGCGCGGCCAGGCCGAGGCGATCGCCCGCGGCATCGATGCCTGCCTCGCCGCCCCGGTCCCCTTCATCGCGACCATCATCGGCGAGGGCGGCTCCGGCGGCGCCATCGCCATCGCCGCCGCCGATACCGTGCTGATGTTCGAGCACGCGATCTATTCCGTGATCTCGCCCGAGGGCTGCGCCGCCATCCTGTGGGAAGACCGCGCCAACGCCGCCCAGGCCGCCGAGGCGATGAAGATCACCGCCCAGGACCTCAAGCGCCTCGGCATCATCGACCGCATCGTGCCCGAGCCGCTCGGCGGCGCCCATCGCGACCCCCAGGCCGCGATCACCGCCCTCGGCGCCGCGATCGCCGAAACCCTGCCCGGCCTCGCCGCCCTCGCGCCCGAGGCCCTGCGCGCGAAACGCCGCGAGAAATTCCTCGCCATCGGCCAGACCCTGCCGGTCTGA
- the speE gene encoding polyamine aminopropyltransferase: MTDMWVNETLYPFWGQRFGVTRELARTKSDFQDIAIFESEFHGRVMMLDGIVQITEGDEFVYQEMLTHVPLLAHGAARSVLIIGAGDGGVLRRVLMHKGVERAVMVEIDGEVIRLAKEFLPKIAGEAWDDPRAEVIVGDGIDYVKKAPDASFDVIIVDSTDPIGVGEVLFTDDFYANCARILTARGLVVNQCGVPFMQADELRETSARRRKFFPHVTAYVAAVPTYVGGFMTLGWAGKDPELTRLPAATIRARAEAAGILGTTEYWSPEMHAASFVLPPYIAKHLPG; this comes from the coding sequence ATGACCGACATGTGGGTGAACGAGACGCTGTATCCGTTCTGGGGCCAGCGCTTCGGGGTGACGCGCGAGCTGGCGCGGACGAAGAGCGACTTCCAGGACATCGCGATCTTTGAGAGCGAGTTCCACGGGCGGGTGATGATGCTGGACGGCATCGTGCAGATCACCGAGGGCGACGAGTTCGTCTACCAGGAGATGCTGACGCATGTGCCGCTGCTGGCGCATGGGGCGGCGCGATCGGTGCTGATCATCGGCGCCGGCGATGGCGGCGTGCTGCGGCGGGTGCTGATGCACAAGGGCGTCGAGCGGGCGGTGATGGTCGAGATCGACGGCGAGGTGATCCGGCTGGCGAAGGAGTTCCTGCCGAAGATCGCGGGCGAGGCCTGGGACGATCCGCGCGCGGAGGTGATCGTCGGCGACGGGATCGACTATGTGAAGAAGGCGCCGGATGCGAGTTTCGACGTCATCATCGTCGATTCGACCGATCCGATCGGGGTGGGCGAGGTGCTGTTCACCGACGATTTCTATGCCAATTGCGCGCGCATCCTGACCGCGCGGGGGCTGGTGGTGAACCAGTGCGGCGTGCCGTTCATGCAGGCGGACGAGCTGCGCGAGACCTCGGCGCGGCGGCGGAAATTCTTTCCGCACGTGACCGCCTATGTCGCCGCGGTGCCGACCTATGTCGGCGGGTTCATGACGCTGGGCTGGGCCGGCAAGGACCCGGAACTCACCCGTCTGCCGGCGGCGACGATCCGCGCGCGGGCGGAAGCGGCGGGGATTCTCGGGACCACGGAATACTGGTCGCCGGAGATGCACGCGGCGAGCTTCGTGCTGCCGCCCTATATCGCGAAGCATCTGCCGGGCTGA
- the speD gene encoding adenosylmethionine decarboxylase: MNALARLGMVSEIPSENQTVAQDATDEVAVPKDYFVERDGVKFAGTHLLVDLWGAEKLDSPELIDATLREGALAAGATILHSHFHHFTPNGGVSGVVVLAESHISIHTWPERNYAAIDIFMCGVCDPYKAIPFLRAAFSPSDVQVGEQRRGVTA; this comes from the coding sequence ATGAACGCACTTGCCCGACTGGGGATGGTCTCGGAAATTCCGAGCGAAAACCAGACTGTTGCTCAGGACGCGACCGATGAGGTCGCCGTGCCGAAGGATTATTTCGTCGAGCGTGACGGCGTGAAATTCGCCGGGACGCATCTGCTCGTGGATTTGTGGGGGGCCGAGAAGCTCGACAGTCCCGAGCTGATCGACGCGACGCTGCGCGAGGGCGCGCTCGCCGCCGGGGCGACGATCCTGCACAGCCATTTCCACCATTTCACGCCGAATGGCGGCGTGTCCGGCGTGGTGGTGCTGGCGGAGAGCCATATCTCGATCCACACCTGGCCGGAGCGCAACTACGCCGCGATCGACATCTTCATGTGCGGCGTGTGCGATCCCTACAAGGCGATCCCGTTCCTGCGCGCGGCGTTCTCGCCGAGCGACGTGCAGGTGGGCGAACAGCGCCGCGGCGTCACCGCCTGA
- a CDS encoding alpha/beta hydrolase encodes MDESVARIGANGTSLACALLRGAGPVVVFLPGFASDMQGTKALFLRDECAARGRAMLRLDYSGHGQSGGRFEEGTIGRWADDAAEVIAAMVPEQKLVLVGSSMGGWIGLLLARRLGARLAGFVGIAAAPDFTAELMEPAFDDAARAALARDGILHLPNPYGAPTPVTAALLEDGRRNLVLGGPIPIDAPVRLIQGQRDAEVPWRTALRIAEAVTGEDVRVTLVKDGEHRLSRPQDLALIGAEVFSLRAGAAS; translated from the coding sequence ATGGACGAGAGCGTGGCGCGGATCGGGGCGAACGGGACCAGCCTCGCCTGTGCCCTTCTGCGCGGCGCGGGGCCCGTGGTGGTGTTCCTGCCCGGCTTCGCCTCGGACATGCAGGGGACCAAGGCGCTGTTCCTGCGCGACGAATGCGCGGCACGCGGGCGGGCGATGCTGCGGCTCGACTATTCCGGGCACGGGCAGTCGGGCGGGCGGTTCGAGGAGGGGACGATCGGGCGCTGGGCCGACGATGCCGCAGAGGTGATCGCCGCCATGGTGCCGGAGCAAAAGCTCGTGCTGGTCGGATCGTCGATGGGAGGGTGGATCGGGCTGCTGCTGGCGCGGCGGCTCGGGGCGCGGCTGGCGGGGTTCGTCGGCATCGCCGCGGCACCCGATTTCACCGCCGAGCTGATGGAGCCCGCCTTCGATGACGCGGCGCGGGCGGCGCTGGCGCGGGATGGCATCTTGCACCTGCCCAATCCCTATGGCGCGCCGACGCCGGTGACCGCGGCGTTGCTGGAGGATGGGCGGCGGAACCTCGTGCTCGGCGGGCCGATTCCGATCGATGCGCCGGTGCGGCTGATCCAGGGGCAGCGCGACGCCGAGGTGCCGTGGCGGACCGCGCTGCGGATCGCCGAGGCGGTAACGGGCGAGGATGTGCGGGTGACGCTGGTCAAGGACGGGGAGCACCGGCTGTCGCGCCCGCAGGACCTCGCGCTGATCGGCGCGGAGGTGTTTTCGCTCCGAGCCGGCGCGGCGTCATAA